Below is a window of Rhodamnia argentea isolate NSW1041297 chromosome 11, ASM2092103v1, whole genome shotgun sequence DNA.
TTGTGTAGTCCACGATGCAGGTAATTGCATTGGGGGAGAGCTTTGGATGTTACCaaatcctatatatatatacggttATGTGATCAGCGTTTGCCTTGggttcttttttgtttgcatGTAAATATGAGGAGAGCCCATCTTTCATGGAAACCCATTAACATAGAAACCCACCATTTAGGATGACAGGGCCCATCTTTCATAGAAACCCTTGCCCGCCCCACCTCGCAAGGACAGAAAAGAAAGGTAAGTTTCATACCGAGGTGAAGAGTGTTCTCCATTAGCATCTGAAGAACGCCAAGGGGAGTCGCCAGCAACCAATTCACATAATGGCTACAAGAAACATGGGGAAGAATTATCCAACTGAAATCAGTCTTTTGATGGTTTCATAGTGCTATTTTCATTGTTGAACTTGCGATCGTTTTTGTTTTATGAGACCTTGATCAATACACCGAACACAGAGACGTATTTCTGAGCATCGTATAGCCATGACCAGTTGAGTTGCCAGATTTTAAGTAGTACCGTTAGGTAAAACGATTGCAAAAAGTTTTACTATGATCAGGGCATAGCAATCGATCATAGATATAGCTTACGCTGGGAGCGACTAATGCTTAGGTACTTCGGAGAAAGCAAGCAGGGGATTGTTGCTTTGCTGTGGTTTTCCGCCGGTACTAATGGTAATGGAATCCCAGTTCTTTATTCCAGCATATTAATCAACCGACCTGGGGGAGATACAACTTATACCAACAGCACAAAAGTAACAACTCACGTACAAAATCCGGGTTTGTTGAACATCCATTTCTCAGCTATTCGGCAAGGACCGAAATACCACTGGTTAAGTGGGACTGTACTCACTGTTCACTGTTCCGCCTTGCCTTACGGCGCTTTCCCCCCACCCCCCCGGGCGCGGGAACTGCCCTTGCCCGGAATGCTGTCAGAAAATGAAGCTCACAAAGATAAGAATAGAACAAAAGAGGACATCAGGAGTTGTGACGCATTTGCCGTTTGCTGCATCAGATGCGGTAGGCAAACAACGAGAGTACCTGCACTGGACGAGATGGGTCACCAACCTCCAAaagattctctcctttttcttaattATGTAATgtttaactttttaatttattccaCACTCCCCCAACAGTACTACTTCAACTCCAAACCCTTCTAGAAGGCATGGATGGCCGTCTCTGTTTTTATACACCCATCATATGTGAAAGCGGGGTTGGTCGAACTGTGAATACGACGGCAAGCAATAAATAAACAGATTTGAGCATCTCTTAATAACATCATCCTTGTTATCTTCATGCTTTGCTCCAAATTAGTGTCTTGTTTTCTAGCAGACCACCTAGACGTGATGAGGTGAACCCccccaaaatttaattatgaaCTAGCTAATTGGGTGTCTATTCTTCAACAAATCATTAAGATGTAACATTATTTGAATCTAATGGGACGCCAGATAAGATCAAATTAACTTGCTTTGGACATTCAATCTCTTGTTTCACAAGTAACAAATGGAGTCTCTTTCTCCAGGAAAGCCCAACAAATATTTACAAAGCAAGAAAACACCGAGAACAAATAAGTGAATAAATAATTACAAGAGAAGATCAGAATGGGATGCTCTTGAAAGAGTGCAATCGAGGGAGGATACCTGGTCCAATCAGCAATCTATGTCAGTGAGAGTAGGAACAttcagcaaaaaaattaaagttaatgTCAATCATGGGAGGTAGGTAGGAGGTTTTTTAGTTAAATCTTTTTCTCTCTACTCAGGAATTGACAAGAGTTAGTGGAGCGAGTTGGAATGGGTCTTCTAGAACCTCAGCAATATATAAATGGAAGAAAGCTGGGGGAGGGTGGAAAACCATCCAAGAATACATTTTGTGTTGCAAGAAAGAATAATGGTTTTAGTAATGGTACACATCATGTCATGTTATATGTGTCTGTTGAGGGTGACCCTTAAGTAAATGGGGAGAGAACACAGAAATTTGATGCCTTTCTGTGATATGCAGAATGGGAAGTTGATGGTTGGTTGGTAGGTCCATTGAAATAATCTACttttaattctttcttttctatgccCTCCAAATCTGCGGTAATTATAAGATCCCGGCATCAAACCATCCGAAATATTTGCTTTCGAGTCCCTTCGAGTCGACCAAGGAGGACGGCAACTCTGTACCCTTGACCAGTGTCTGTAAAAAAACATTAAGAGTACTAATATTTATATACgttgctcactttagtgctaataactttttttggatcattaagtgctaatttttttttaaaaacggttatttcagtgCTAACTCCAGTGAGTTTCACCGAAAATCTGCCATGGCATCTACGTGGCTTGTTGGAGCATCCTAGTTagcaacaaaaaattaaaaatcaataaaaaaaattcatgtaatattaaaaaagtaaaaataaactaaacctaagctaaaaaaaaaaaagttaagttgCAATGGCCAAAATCCACCAGCCACGACCACATCGAGTCTGTAGTAGGGggatagaatttttttaaaaaaaatttcacatagtattaagaaattaataaaaaaatgccatgtgcTTTGTTTCGTTagaattgacatttaagtgatcatttttttatattgaaattggcacttaagtggtcgttttttctccgatttggtacttaagtgatccaataaaaaaatattaacactaaAGTAagcaccgtacataaatattgacactcctacCGTACTTTTTCCGTGAAAAAAACTCTCCACAATGTTAAGTATTTCACGGCTGAGAGAGCCTGGTAGGTCTGGATGCAGAATGTTGACCATGAAAAATAGGGAGAAAGTTTGATCTTCCAGAACCCTTCTAtgcaaatgatgattttgtaaTACTTGAGAAGCATAAGATTTGGAGGTAGGTAGCTGTGGGTGGAATTGGGAATAGAGGAAAACACAGGGGCCTAGACTAGACAAAGAAACTAGTAAACTTCAACTTAGCAAAATAACATGTAAGGGCAGACTCCCAAGAGGATACAACAGAAAAAGTAGAGCTACCTACCAaacatccatccatccatccatccatccatcaccACTCAACCTTTAATTGCAATCACCTCTTCTTTTCTCAACACCAACTTGGTCAAAtgctttaaaataattttattttaaaaaaaaaaaaaaaaaatgaaagatgacgtttccttccttcctctccaccaccaccactctctctctcttcctccataAGTAGCAGTCCTCTTCAGGTTGGATGCCCCATTTCACATTCAACCTCAACACATGAACCTCTTGTGATTGGGAGAAGAATAAGGAGATGGGGAGGTCGCCGTGTTGCGAGAGCGAGCACATGAACAAAGGGGCGTGGAGCAAGGAGGAAGACGAGCGCCTCATCGCCTACATCAAGCGCCACGGCGAAGGCTGCTGGCGGTCCCTCCCCAAAGCAGCCGGCCTGCTCCGCTGCGGCAAGAGCTGCCGCTTGAGGTGGATCAACTACTTGAGGCCCGACTTGAGGCGTGGTAACTTCTCCGACGACGAAGACGAGCTCATCATCACCCTCCACAGCCTCCTCGGCAACAAGTAAATGACTTGCCATATcacttctctcctttttcttctcttcttcatgtCTCCGCCAAAGTCCGACCAAGGGTTGTTACTCGCGCGCAGGTGGTCGTTGATAGCGGCACGGTTGCCGGGAAGGACAGACAACGAGATTAAGAACTACTGGAACACCCACATCAAGAGAAAGCTTCACGCCCGCGGGATCGATCCCCAAACCCACCGCCCTCTCGACTACACCAACgctgctggtgctggtgctgctGCTATCTGTGCCAACGCTAATAACGGCAGCAAAAAGGCGGAGTCTCACTCGACAACTTATGAAGaattatcgtcgtcgtcgtcgtcagcCCGACTCCCCGCAGCGGCAGCGAAGGAAAGATTGAATTCATTTGCCAGCACGGCGGTGGCggtgagagaagaagaagaatcgaCTAATAACAGCATGAGCAGCGGCgtgaccaccaccaccaccatcgcagAGGAGGTGCAAGTGCAACTCATCAATAACAAGAACCTCATAAATGTTCACAAAGACACAGATGGAGATGTAGACCTCGACCTTTCGCTTTGCCTCTCCATTCATCGCCGCCAGACTATCATCAGAAACAACAGCACCAGCAGCACAGCAAGCACCGAATTACTAAGTAGTGCTACTCCTCCGCCAGCTAATACTCATAGGGATCATGAGGTGCTGCTCTTGAGTCTAGGGTTTCGTCATGGCGGCTGCAGTGCACCCGCGGCCACAACACTTGACTTGTTAAGCGACCCTTCTTCACCCCCCATCTCTAGAGCCTCTTCTTGCTGGTTGTGATGCGATGTAATCTAGTCTTAGACTACTGCTAATTACAGTTTGCCTTGTCTTCAAGCCCTCGAAACCAACTTTTCATGGGAGAGATACCACAGCTCGAGTTTGCTCGTTCGTTTCAAGTGACTGATGAACTCTCACGGCACAGGTAGAAGATGACAATCATCGTAATTTTTTGGAGAAGGGTTCTATACTAATAATCACGCGCAGGCACGCACGCACAAAAGTAGAAGGAGAGGTCAATGGACGGACTTTGAAATGGAAAAGAGCTGAAGCTTTCTTTACCAGCAACTTTCATGGTAGTAATCTACAAATAAACTGACTTAGCACAAGGATGGCCTTCTCTTTTTTGCCAAATTGACTATGTAAGCCTAATCTCTATGATGAgattaaaatttttgacaaaCTTTAGGGGGGAGAGATTTCCAAAAACCCCCCTAAAATGTCGTTTGtttctttcaaaaaagaaagaaatttgacCTAAAACATGACTTTGTTCCAAAATTTCTCTAGAAATGGATTGCTTAGCCCCTCTGAAATGGTGCCTATGTGTTGAAGCTCCCCCTCCTCATATTCGATTTTATCCCAAGATAACTTCTGAACTTCGTCGCTTCTATCTAATAGCCTCCCCGAGCTCGTCGTCAATGAAAGTAATGGTCAGCCAACGAACATGTTTCGCGCCTTTCCAAACGGCGCTTTGTTCCAAATGACCTCCATAGTTCtggaattgaaattaaaatcctCAGTTGACCTTTACCCCGTCCTTCTCACACGCAAGAAAATGCTTAACTGGGTTTGGTTCGGTCCACGGCATTCTCATAACAGTTCTCCCCCCACATCCACACTGATCCTTGATCTCCGATTTCTCGATCTATGCTCGAGAAACCCTAGCCTTTTCTTTTGTAACATGTGAAGTTGGGGCAAACATGGGGCATCCTGATGGTTTTTTATGTACACCGTGTGGCAAGGGGAGAAACATATTTTCCTCCGGTTTAAAAACCCGGAAAAAGGGGACGGGCGAATTGTACATGCGATGAGCACGTGTTCGtcaaatagtcagtattttcaATGGTGATGAGCTCAGACGGTCacttagtcaaaatttaggacaaACTCAAGTCTAAggagaatttcaaaaaaaaaaaaagtcaccatTTTAGGGGGAATTTAGGAATTTTCACAAAGTTAGGAATTCATGAGGAAGGAGCTAATGTTGTTTTCCATTCACACTGCAATACCCAAATTGAAAATGCCATAGTTTCATTTAGACATGTACTGTTAAACGTATACCACACAGCAGAGCGGTTCACATCACAAGTACAACAAACACAAGCACTAAACTAACCAAACCACACAGACACATAGTACATGGACAAGACGAAGGCCATGAATGTTTGGACACGGAAAGTGTCATTTGCATAGGTCAGGTCGCTAACTAAATTTATTGGAACCAGAGGACTGGTACGGACATACAAGcaaaggaggaaggagggaaGATGTATGACCTTAGCCAAAGACAATGAGACAACTATCCTCTGCCATCCCCACCACGATTCGACTAGGAGAAAATCATCACCCACCTGTGGCCGCCGAGGGTCACCGGCGATGTGGGGGCAGTGGCGATGCCGCCGATTTGTCAAGCCCCCGGACCCTAGTCCCCctctgtctccctctctctcggctagttgatttttctttttcttttattttgaagttttgccttcttttttcttgtttcgttTTCTTCAAGACTTTAGCTTTTCTGATATGTCCATTTGTTTTAAGAATTCACCTTCTCTTAGATGTGCTACGAGGCCTCGACACTGGCGCATCCACATAAAATTTCCTTGTTACCCCCGGCAGTGAAGTTGGCTAAGACAGTTGTTGTCTAGAAGAATTGATTTCATCGGATAAAAATacatttaggatttgattgcatattttCAAATGTTTAGGATGTTGGCGCAATTTTCCACATTTTTAAGCGTCTTCCACATTTCTTGTTTTCGATATTCTATATATCCTTTTACCACCAAGGTTTGTCACTCCAGTGATTCTTGCATTTACATCTTCCGCCAGGGCCCAAGCTAGAATCCTCAGAGCAGCTCGAATTTTGCAAGGGGACTCGTCCATTCTCGCCAGAGGAGAGGCGCGATCCATCGATACGTTTGGTGGGACGACGGTGCCAAACCCATCAACCCTGAATCTCTTCCATCACGGATGATGCACAATAGTTATAATTCGAATCGTATATTTCTTAGCGAGTGCTTGAACTCCCGTAATTGCGCGCGAGGGAGTTTGCGATGATTCTGCTGACCTTTTCATcgagtgaaaaaagaaaaatgttggtTGATCAATTATCTCCGAAATGGTCAAAGTGGGCACAATTCTAATGCATGTGAGGTTTAATGCTACTGGCCGGCCGGCCATGTGACATCCATTGAATCTCAAGTCACCAACATGTGTACTAAACCTGGAAAAATGTTCACCCTCAAAAGGTGCTAATCtcgtctttttttattttatttttctcatgcCCCAATGTCACCTAACTCTTCTGTCGTTATCcaattttcgtcattttttttttgacaaaaagaatATTTAATTGTTAAATATCAACAGATGCCATTACGCCCAGCAAACAACCACCCTTTAAAATCCCCAAACCGTTCAATCACATCTACAAAtgtcttcctcctctttctcaTTACCAAATGGCAAATGAACAATGTTGTTACATCTAGGTTTCTCCGAATCTTATTACAGAGATCTAAGGTGATATCCAATCCTTACCGGTCTACTAGAAACAATGCACGCATTCGTACGTAACATGTCTTACACATAAGAACGAGGCCAATACCTTGCACGTGTATGGATCACGCCGATGTGCAAGTGACATTGATGACCACTGCGGTAATCACCGGCCAGCAATTCATAAGAACCTATATCAAAGAATGCTCAAGTCATCTCGTTATCATTGAACCTTCTAGTTAGCACTGGAGTCACCACTCGACAAAGCTAGGGTTTTCGCCTCTCTCCGTTAAAATGTTCCATTATCATACAAGGCCCAAAAATACATAACGACCAAGACATATTCAAACTTCAAGGGAGGGGATCGAACTTGAAATAGGTACATGTGGAACCTCCACAAGCAAATGTTGAATACAAGGAGCATTCCCGTGGGGTCTGGAGGATGACCAGAGATGAATGTAGCAATGTAGCccaaaatgcattaaaatagAAGATAATTCCCAACATCACATGATTTGCTTAATTATGAACAATGGTGTTAGACTTTGCTTTTATCTACATTCTGATTGAATTAGCAATTAACATGCACCCCCACTCCAACTTACAAGATATCTTGGTGTTTACTGGTCTGGATTGAATTAAGGGCACAAATTTAGCCATTCCTCTACAGCAAAACCTGGGGCTTTTAAAACAGATATCACTCAGAAAACAGATTTTCAGTTTTAAGATTTACAAATCGGAATATGTCCAAATCATGCTGATCATAGGTTGCAGATCAGACCTCAACAGCAATTAGTGTGTATTCTCCAACTGCAAATGTGTCTCTCAGACTAGTCGGTTGACATCGCAGGAACACATGATTTTTCTCCTCACtctgaatgaaagaaaaaacccaaaagcaTCCATCAGACGTTCTGTTTCCTAGCATGCACATGACCAAGATGCACACACAAAATGCAACCAAATAAACTATGAAGAGACAAAAACTGCAAACACGTTTATGGGAGACCTACTGCATAGTAGTATATACAACTTTCAGCCAGACTGATAGGATGCACTCACAACACGACGCCTATGGATGAGTCCCTCGGGTTGGACGGCAAACGTGATTTCTTTTCCGAGCATGTTCCTCACTGTGGTGCTGCGTCCGACATGCATATCCATACCAACAATCTTCTCTCTTGGATGCATCCGGGGTAGAAGCTGTGAACATGCACATCGAGAGAAGATGAGACTATAGAGATCCTTTAATCAGCACTTTACAAGTACGTCAGATTTCCAATTGCTGCAGTCACTCCCATTCTAGTTTCAAACATAATATCAGGGTCCACAACCAGCTGATTGTACAACCAACCCCACAAGTGTAAGCTAGGCAAATGCCAAACCAAATAGAGTCTTTTCATTGTGTTCAAGGACAATGTTGTAATCATCAGCACATAGGAAGCACTGCTCTCTCCCCGCTAGTCTTCCTATCCTATGACCTTCTAAATGAACCGCTTTCACCTCGTAAAACCTTTACACAATGAAATAAGTACCATGGATGTGAGGGACCGCAACTCCGAGCCATAAGTCATACAATTCTAATGTGCTTTATTTAACTCTAGAACTCTACTAATATTACCAAATTGATGGTATTGTATCATTTAACTAAGAGTTCATGGAACTTCCCCTCAATAATCCAGCTGAGAATTTAAAGAACGTTATGTACTTCATGGACATTTAAAACATGTATTCCACAATTGTGTGGCAAAACCTAACTATTTCAATTTAGAATGGTCTGTCATTTGGATTAGTTATTTCTCACAATGACATCTGAAATACTGATCATAATATATTAGCCATAAGCCAATATTGAAGTAATGAACAACATGCCACAGTAGTGGAATCTCCAGAGGTAAGACATTAAAGATGCATAGTTCTATAATTTGGACATCAGCCATCACACATTAACACGATAAGGTCCACATAGGATAGAGATAACATAAAACCAAAAGAGAGATCATCTTAATGCTTAGTTGTAGATACTTACGTATTTAGGCATTGAAAAGCGAAACCAGTACAAGAGGAAGGATACCAATTTGTTGTAACAATCACTGCATTCACCACAAAGACTCAGGTGGAAAAACGGCATACATGATAATATGGGGAAAAAGTACTTTGCTCCACAAACATTATAATTATCATTATGAGACCAGATTGATACATAATAGAAATGGTGTATCAGGGCAGGAAATAGGTCAAACAAAGTTGTTCCGTTCATTCAAAATGCAGAAGGAACATAATTTCCACCAATAATAATATCCAAACAATAAGAAGACCAATTAAGGACATCTAATTCTTTATTTACCTTCATCTTAAAGCTAAGACATTTCTCTACTTTCAGATAAATCCCTGTCAATCAATGCCAAAATGTAAAATTAAGCTTAGAAGCAACTATTGGCTCTTTAACGTTCCCTGTATTGTTGGGAAACAAAAGTCAAGTAACCTGAGCTCTTCCACAATTAAATTAACAAGATCTCTATCCTCTAAATCAACTTCAAGACTTCTAGAGGCAATGAAAGGAACGTCTTAAGTCATGCTCCTATCAGCCGCTAGAGATACAAGTTGACAGACAAGTACAGAATGTGCTTCATTAAAAGGTTAGCAAGCTCTTTAAAAACTCACGACTTAAAGGATCTGACACTCGACTCTTCTAAACATGAGGACTACCTTCAGCAACTAATCACTAGCTGAACATAATGAGCAATGTCGCAGCCTTGGACATACGACAAAGATATCATGTGCACAATGTCAAACTGAAAGAGTTAAAATCTAACCCTTCCAAGAAAAGACAACACCCAGTTCAGGAGAACAGTTATGTTAAAAGCTTAGAGACAAAGAAAGGCCACACACAAAGTAGAAATAACAACTCACTTGCATATATGTGTTGCAGCAGTTATGACATCAGCATGATTAAGTGGCATCCTGGATCGATCTGGTCACATAATACAGATTCTATTAGACAAGGACACAGGTCAAGTGTGATTAGATTCATTAATGGTACTGtgtttcacagaaaatttcATGTTGCAGGAAATGTTTTTCAAGCTAGTTCGTGGAAACTTAGGGCCtacatggtaaccattctcattctccgattctgattctagaaacaaaaaaggatgagaatcgcgtttggtagcgcaaataaatttgattctgattctgctcatagaatcggttttagagaatcaaaatcagttttagagcaaaatccaaaacaaaaaaaagttggttttgaaaaaaagaatcacttttgagaatcacaaaacaaaatgaagtctcacatctctcacttttccttttcagttCTCTtatcacttttccctcaacctaataaaaataaaataaaataaaatttttaaaaaaattagaaatttttaaaaaaatcacaaaaaaattagaaaatccctaaaaatcgaataagcttatattagactagttgacctcattttcataaatttgggcctaaatttcctagagTTCATAGATTGCACTCTTctacaaaaaagtcataagagataatggcatccaacatgtggatgataacatatatactcataGCCGTACATCACAAAATGCAAACATCTCGCACGTTGAGTGAAGCTAAGCACCCACTTAGATTTAGAACggaagctgcaaaatgatagtgaaggacttgtacttcatatcaaggaggataatatttttttttttttttgtcaatggataatttgattattcggctgctatgtttgtatgtattttgaacaacgcaacatttaaagaaaaaaatgagttcttaatatgggaattGTCCCATACTTCAATTGAACTTCAAAAGTAATGTATTAAAacttgtgtttcatttatgatatgctatatatatattaaattattttagtgtgcattggaaattagtcttcaatttaggatgaaattttgcaaagtaactacatagttatttgacttaaatgaaaaaaattaggaagataaacagaaattttgtgcagttatcaaacgcgttttgattctctaaaactcatctaggaacagaatcggaaaaagtcattttaatcggaatcaGTTTTCCGGAATAGAATGGTTACTATGCGTAGCCTTAGTTCCACTTTCCAAGTGTATGGATGGACATCTAAAGTAACACGGAAACTATTTTATGGTGTTTGTCACCCACCAGAATCAATCAAGGTGCTATCCCGGACTGGCATTAGACAATATTTTAATTATCTTGAACAAGATGACAGGGTTTGGTGTTGTGTTCCCCGGTTTAGGTATTGGGGATCAACGCAGACACCAAAAACTTGGTCCGGGTGCCAGATCCTTGGCCTTGATACCATGGTCACCGGTTGAAGTGCCTAAGTCCTGCATCCCGACCCCAGGGTCTGGAACTGGGCACATCAATTTCTAGTGCAGTAACTGGGGTCCTAGGTCAAGGCGATTGAGATGCCGATACAATTAGTGGAGGTTGaagagaattacaaaaaaagatttatattAGTCAATCATTTTTTAAGCATTCACGCAAGTTCTACTgaacatgaaaaaatattttccttgacgcGTCTTACTATGCCAAAGGACTGGAAATGGAGGAAATGTTTTCAGGTCACTCTTTTTCCACCAAACAAATGCATCCTAAGGAAACAATTGACTCCATAGAGGGAACCCAGCATAGTATTTACAGTAAAAGAATCATCATTAGTCAAAGAGTCAAAAGTCCAAAATTCAAGAAGACAAGAATTTTTCAGCATTTACATGCAAGGCTCCAGGACTCCACCCTGGCTTTTCATCTGTTACAAGACCtgagatttgcttcttcacTTTATCTACTGATGTCCAATCCTATTGATTACATCTACATCAACCTCTCCATCCACAAAATTGATCCGAGATCATGAATTAACTGAGTACTCAGTGCTATATCAACTGCTCATTACAGCTTCAATTAGACATGTTTCCTCTTCTCAGAACTTGCACTCCATGCACTCTACTTTGTTCCTACTAAAACAAAACTTTGGGAGACATTATGCTAACCAATACTAGTGATAGTGAATTCCTCCATTACCAAGAAAAGAGGTACAGTTTTAACAACAAACGGAATTTTCAAGTAGCCTTATAGTTGTGCGAACTTATATATTCCACGTGTTTTGAATGATGTGAGAACTACATCATACATGCTTTTGTTGCTTGAAAATGTGAAGCTCAAACCCCTTCCTTTATCACTATACATGTCCTTGTAGATTGTATACATGAATGACAAAGAAAATGGATACACTCAACTAAAAGAGAATGTCAGCGAACCATACATTAATCGTGGTTAAGCATGAACACTTGAATTGACTCACCAATTTCACGATTGTCGAATTTGCCAATCCATTCAGAGATAACATCTTGGAGTGTTCTTCCCAGTTGTCTAATTGACCTCTCCGTGATCTACCAAATGTTGAACAAAGAAAGTTGAATAGACTTGCCTTCTATGCAAAGACAGAAGAATTACTGATGATAGAGTTCATACATCTTGCTCATATCTATTTGTTTCATGCGCAGTGAATGGAATACTTGAGATAGACCGCTCCATGATCTGCAACAAATGCCAATAGTTGTATGTGTGGCTCAAGAAACCAACTTCTCATTGATATACTTGCATAGGAGACTAATGAGAAAATACTGCAAGATATCATCCAGCAAACAAGCAACAAGTGGCTGCCTAGACTCTAGACCACTCCATGCTATGAGTAGCATGACTAAAGCGACAATCCTCATATTACAAGCCAACAAGGACAGAAAGATTATGTATAAAAGCAGCCAAAAAATGTTGAATGAAGCAAGAgtcaatttgagaaaaatgatccCAATAGGACAAGAATGGGTATAGAGAACTCCACATACAGGTCTAAAACTGTCATACGTGCAGAGAGGGTGACCATCAATCCTCGCAACCCCTTGAGAGTGCCAATAAGCACCACAAAATGCTCTATTGCATCCCAAACCTGCAAAAGAGGTACAACATTCCAGCACGTCCAAAACAGCCA
It encodes the following:
- the LOC115755932 gene encoding myb-related protein 308-like, with amino-acid sequence MGRSPCCESEHMNKGAWSKEEDERLIAYIKRHGEGCWRSLPKAAGLLRCGKSCRLRWINYLRPDLRRGNFSDDEDELIITLHSLLGNKWSLIAARLPGRTDNEIKNYWNTHIKRKLHARGIDPQTHRPLDYTNAAGAGAAAICANANNGSKKAESHSTTYEELSSSSSSARLPAAAAKERLNSFASTAVAVREEEESTNNSMSSGVTTTTTIAEEVQVQLINNKNLINVHKDTDGDVDLDLSLCLSIHRRQTIIRNNSTSSTASTELLSSATPPPANTHRDHEVLLLSLGFRHGGCSAPAATTLDLLSDPSSPPISRASSCWL